The sequence TTTTAATGAGCCGGAAGGCATGAGCGACGAGTTCGGTTGGGCGGATATTAAACACGTTCCGATGTCTGCAATCCAAAGATTCGTTAATTTGTGCGCCGGCGCAATTCATCGCGCCGATTCGACAGCGCAGGTGACAAACGGAACCTGGCATATAAAAGCTTTGACTGATGTGCCTACGGCAAAAATGGCAAAAATCGATTACCGACAATTACCCGCAAACCGATTGAAAGAAATTACCGAGGAATTCAATTCCGCTCATCATTTGTCTTTGACCGGCGATCAGATGGCGGACTATCTCAATCGGATTTCGAGTATCATGAATTATAATTATTATGCTGACGACAGATTAATTGAAGCCGGAGGGGATCCCGACGGCATTCTCGATTTTTACACCGTTCACTATTACGATCACGGGGAAGGAACTGCCGTATCGCCGTTTCATAATCCCGCATCCAAATGGGGACTGTCCAAACCCCTTGTAGTTGCGGAATTTCATATGAAAAATACACTTGGCATTGCAACGGAAAACCTCTATAAAACTCTTTTCCAAAACGGATATGCAGGCGCTCTGGCTTGGTCGTGGACCGACAATCAAGTGTCGAAAAAAGAGCAGATACTGGCCGGAATTAAATCGGTTTGGGATTCCTACAGGTCGGAAGTAGACGTTATCGGAATTAGCGGCGATTGGCCGATAGTATCGATAGTGGCTCCGGCAGATAAATCGGTTTTTGACGAAGGCACGGATGTAACCATCGAGGCGGATGCAAGCGATCCCGACGGCGAAGTGGTAAGCGTGGAATTTTTTGCAAACGATACGATGAAAATAGGCGAAGTAAATCAAGCGCCGTATCGAATCATATGGACGAATATCGAACCGGATCATTATAAATTAACGGCTGTTGCCACCGACGACAAAGGCTTAAAGAGAGAATCCGAACCGGTGTATATTACCGTCGGCGAGCCGCCTTTTATTCGCTTGGAAGCGGAAAGAGCTCAACGTTCGGGTACCGGAATGACGATTGTCAGCGACCCGACTGCCAGCGGTTTTGCATACGTCGATATTAAAACAAACGACCAGAATGCAAAGATTATCTGGACATTTCAAAACTATCTTCAAGAAGGCGACTACGAAATCCGCTTTGCCGCAAGATTGGCATACGACACTCCCAAAAGCCAGTTTATCTATGTGAACGACGAGCTGGTAACGGAATACGAATTTACAGGCGGGCAATCCGAATGGAAAGAGTTTCCTCTAACTGTGCCCCTAAAAGAAGGAGAAAATAAGGTCGAAATGAGGATGTCTTGGGGTTGGATGCAGGTCGATTATCTGGCTGTCCCTCGCGACATAGCAACCGATATCGATATGAGACAGGAATTACCGTCCGAGTTTGCGCTTTTGCAGAATTATCCTAATCCGTTTAATCCGACTACGACAATAAGTTACAATATATCGAAGACCGCCAAAGTGCGCATAAGCGTCTACGACGCGCTGGGCAGGGAAGTAAGAGAATTGGTTAACGAATTAAAAACGCCCGGCAGTTATAATGTTGAATTTGACGGGACGGGACTGGCGAGCGGAATCTATTTTTACAGGCTCGAAACCGAAGGTCGGAGCAAAGTAAAAAGTATGCTTTTGATGAAGTAACGGTTCGACTACAAAGGGTGAAAACGGTTCCTTCGGAAATACGGGAACCGTTTCTCTCGATGTCTTTATTCAAAAATCCCAGGGAAACAGTTTCCCGGATACTTATTTGGATAATTACGGTTAATTATTCGGTCGTGTTGTACAATCCCGGAACGAATCCTGCCATTGAGCCAAGTTCTTCATTTCTGATTAATTCCGTGTGGCGATATTACTAAGAAGCCGGAAAAAGAAGGACAAGATGTATTATTTTGTAAAGAGCCAATTTTTATCTAAATTTAAAGTCAATTTTTTCGGAGATTTTAAATGCTCGTCAGTATGACCGGATACGGGAAAAATGAAACCCATTTCGGCAGCTATACAATCGAGACTGAGATAAAAAGTCTTAACAGCAGGTACCTCGATTTATCCGTGAGATTGCCCAAGGCGTTATCGAGTAAAGAACTCGAAATACGCGAGAAGATCAAAAAAAGCATTAAACGCGGAAAAGTTTATTTGAGCGTTTCTCTGAAAAAAGACGGGCTGGAGGATAAATACGGCGAACTCAATACCGAAGCCGTTAAAGACGCTTACAACGTTTTGAAAAAAATACGAAAATCCGCCGGTCTGCGGGATAAAATCAAATTGACTGACTTATTCATTTTTCAGGATGCATTTTTCGACGGCAGCGACGACCGGATTGAAGAAGAAATGAAGTATGTTTTAGCTTCGATCGAAGCCGCCATCAAAGAAATGAACAAGATGAAAAAGGCAGAAGGAAAAGAGCTCGAAAAAGACATTCTTTCCAGAATTAATAAAATAGACGAAGTTCTAACGAAAATCGAAGAAAGAAGAGAGAAGGATCTAAACGAGTATTTTGTAAAATTCAAAGAAAAGGCAACGCAATTGGTCGGCGAATTGATTGACGACCAGCAGAGATTAATTAATGAACTTGCGATATTATCCGAAAGATACGATATTACGGAAGAGTGCACCAGGCTCAGAAGTCATCTCAAATTATTCCTCGATACGATGAAAAATTCCGACGACGCGGGCAGAAAACTCAATTTTATACTTCAGGAAATGAATCGGGAAGCAAATACAATTAACAGCAAATCGGTTTCGGAGCATATATCGCATTTAGGTATCGAAATCAAAGAAGAAATCGAAAAGATTAGAGAACAAATTCAAAATATCGAGTGAGTTTAAAGTGACCAAGCCAAAGCTTTTTGTGTTTTCCGCTCCGAGCGGCGCAGGCAAAACTACTATTGTTAAGGAACTGTTGAAAACTTTTCCCGAACTTAAATATTCGGTTTCAGCCACGACGCGCAAAAAACGCCCCGGCGAAATCGACGGAGTCGATTATTATTTCCTTACAGAAGAAGAATTCAAAAAGAAAATTGAAAACGGCGAATTTGTAGAGTGGGAAAAATTCTACGATTACTATTACGGCACTCTGAAAAAATCTGTTGAAGATAACCTGGCAAATGGGTATAATACAGTTTTCGAGGTGGATGTTAAGGGCGCGTTAAACATTAAAAAGATTTTTCCGGATGCCGTCCTGATTTTTATCGTTCCGCCGGATATCGAAGCCTTGAAAAAAAGGTTGCTGAATCGCAGAACCGAAACTGAAGAGGACTTGAAAAAAAGAATTGAACGAGCCGAAATGGAGCTCGGGTACAAAGACAAGTTTGATTATGTCGTGGAAAACAGTGATTTGCAACGCGCAATTGAAGAAGTAAAGAAAATAATAAATAAAGAAATATCGGAGGTAAATTATCATGACACTCAGACCGGTTGATTTAACGAAAATCAAGGCGAAAATTCCGAATCTCTACGAAGCCGTAGTCGTTGCCGCGCGCAGAGCCCGTCAGATTAACGACGAATATAAACTCGAATTCAACACTCTTCTAAATACAATCGTTACGAGCAACGACGAGGAATTCGAAGACAAAGAAAATCCAGAACAACTTAAACTTGCTCTCGAATTCGATAAAAGGGAAAAACCGCAAATTCGCGCTATCAACGAATTGCTAAACGAAGGCATCGAATACCGTTATAAAGAACAGTAAAAAAGATTTCTTTGCCGTAACCGTTTTAAGGCTGTCTTTTCGGCAGTCCGTATTATTTAATTCTCAAAGGTAGATTTATGTCGTCGCTGGAAAAGAATTTAACGGAAGCTTTAAAACTTCAAAAAGAGATTTTCGGCGACGACCTTTTTATTTTAAAAGAGGAAAAAGAAGAAAAGATTCCGGAGCCCGAAATAAAAACTACAGAAAAGATTGAGAAGAATTTGAACAAGAATCTGTTCGAAGAAGGTTTTCAAAAAGCCGAAACTCTCGAAGAACTCGACAGTCTTATTAATACGTGTACAAAGTGCGACTTGTCGAAATCGCGCACCAAATTTGTATTCGGCGTTGGGAATCCGCAGGCGCGCGCCATGTTGATCGGAGAAGCTCCCGGCGCGGACGAAGACAAACAAGGCGAACCTTTCGTCGGCAGAGCCGGTAAATTGTTGAACGATATTTTGAAAGCAATCGATTTGACAAGGGACGACGTCTTCATTGCGAATATTTTGAAATGCCGTCCGCCGGGCAACAGAGACCCTCTGCCCTCGGAAATGGAAACTTGTATGCCGTATCTCTATAAACAAATCGAGCTGATTAATCCGAAAATTGTACTCTGCCTCGGCAGAGTCGCGGCTAACGGTCTTTTGAATAAAAAACTTTCTCTTTCGGCTTTGAGAGGAAATGTCTACGAGTTAAACGGAATCAAAGTGGTCGTTACTTATCATCCGGCGGCTTTGCTCAGAAACCCCGGTTGGAAAAAAGGCTGCTGGGAAGACGTAAAAAAATTCAAAAAATTATACGACGAATTGAACTGAAAAAATGGCGAGAACAAGAAAAGATAATACAAGATTGGAAGACTCGGGTAAATTTTCAAGGGACGGCGCTTTGCGTCAGCCGCCGGCGGCAGTCGAAGTGGAGCGGGCGGTATTGGGAGCGATGTTATTGGACAATAATGCCGTTCCTAAAGCGGTCGAAGTGCTCAAGCCGGACGCTTTTTATGACCCGCGTAATAAAACTATTTTCGAGGTAATGCTCTCGCTTTACGAATCCGACGAGCCGATCGATCTCGTTACGCTTTATGAAGAACTGAAAAAATCGGGTAAATTCGAAAGAGCCGGCGGCGCGGCATATATCAGTCAATTGACTGAAGACACTACGTCAGCCGCCAATATCGATTATCATTCGCGTATTGTGCTCGAAAAATGGATACTGCGACAGTTGATTTCCACTTCCAGCGAAATAGCCGAAATGGCGTTCGAAGGCAAAGAAGACGTCTTCGACTTGCTCGATGAGGCGGAGTCGAAAATCTTCAGAATTTCAGAAGAAGGAATTAAAGAATCATTCACTTCGATGGACAGAGCCGTCAAGGAATCGCTCGAACTGATCGAAGCAATTCATTCCAAAAAGACTTCGTTCAACGCCGTTCCCTCGGGTTATTATGAACTCGACACAATGCTTGGGGGGTTTCAAAAGTCGGATTTAGTTATTATAGCCGCTCGCCCTTCGATGGGCAAAACCGCGTTTGCTATGTCGATTGCGCGTAATGCAGCGGTCGACCATCAGGTGCCGATAGCGGTCTTTTCGCTCGAAATGTCCACCATACAATTAGCCACGCGCTTGATATCAGCCGAGGCGAAAATTAACGCGCATAGTTTGAGAACAGGAAAATTCAAAGCCGAAGATTATGCGCGTATTAGCAGAACCGTGCATAAATTGAGCAAAGCGCCGATTTATATCGATGATACGCCCGGTATTACCGTATTGGAGCTTCGCGCAAAAGCAAGACGGCTTAAGAATGAAAAAAATATCGGAATGATCGTCGTAGATTATCTTCAATTGGTCAATCCGTCTACCATGCTCGAAAGCAGAGAAAGAGAAATATCGACTATTTCCCGGTCGCTGAAAGCTCTTGCAAAAGAATTGAATGTGCCAGTGATAGCTCTTTCGCAGTTAAATCGCGCCGTTGAACAAAGATCGGATAAAAAGCCGATGCTCTCCGACTTGCGTGAATCCGGTTCGATTGAACAGGACGCCGACGTTGTAATATTTTTGTATCGCCCGGAAGTTTACGGCATTACGACTTATACGAACGGAGAAGCCGGGGGCGAAAGCACCGACGGCATCGCGGAAGTTATTATCGGCAAACAGCGTAACGGTCCGATCGGCGAAATTAAATTGAAATTTGTCAAAGAATACGCCCGGTTCGAAAACCTTGAAAAATTCAGACAGGCTTTGCCGGAAGGCGACGTCGAAGCAATGGACGACCAGGAACCGTTCTGATTAACGGAATACCAATTATGAACAAACTAAATTTCCTTTTACTTTTCCTGCTTCTGATAATAATTACTTTTATTACAAACGCGCAGGTCTACAGCCCGGAAGACGTAGCCATATGCCGCAATAAATTAGAGCTGGCATATAAAAACAATCTAAGAAGTGAACCGATTAATAAGATAATCGAGCAGATCGGGTTGAGTTTTATCGGCGCCGATTATAAAGCTCATACTCTCGAGGAGACCGAAGACGAATCGCTGATAATTAATCTCAAAGGTCTCGATTGTTATACGTTTGTGGAAGCGACTGTGGCTCTGGCAAGATGTATAAAAAACAACGATACCTCCTTCAACGCTTTCCTTAAGGAAATTGAAAATCTAAGATATCGAAACGGCGATATGAAAGGCTACGCATCGCGTCTCCACTATTTTTCCGACTGGATTTATGAAATGCAAAAAAGGGGGATCGGAAAAGATATAACCGAAGAAATAGGAGGAATTCCGTACAATAAAAAAATTAATTTTATGTCGTCTCATACAAAAAGCTATAAACAGTTGGCGGACAATCGGAAATTGACGGATTCGATTGCCTTAATTGAAAATGAGATTTCGTCGAGAAAATACTACTACATTCCTCAGAAGATGATTCGACGAATCGAAAGCAAGCTACTCAGCGGCGACATAATCGGGATTACAACCAATATTCCGGGACTTGATATTTCTCATACGGGTATTGCGGTAAAAGGAAGAGACGGCAGGATACATTTACTTCATGCTCCTGATGTCGGTAAAAAAGTGGAAATAACAAAACTACCTTTGGCTGAATATATCGAATCGCATTCGAAACAGACGGGTATAATGGTTCTGCGTATTAATTAGGTTATTTTATTAAGCTCAGAAGCGTTTCGATATTTTTAAGGTCTTCTTTTTGATCTTTCCCTTTGGGAGTTTCCAGAATTTTCGGCACATGTTCAATTTTTTTGTCGTTCATAATATTTGAAAAGCCTTCGAGGCCGATGTATCCTTTGCCGATATGTTCGTGCCTGTCCACTTTGCTTCCCAATTCTTTCTTGCTGTCGTTCATGTGGATGCATTTCAGTAAATCGAGTCCGACAATCTCATCGAATTCCTTCATCACCTTTTTATATTCCTTCGGATCGCGAATATTATAGCCGGCGGCAAATATATGACATGTGTCGATACACACGGTCATTCTTTCCGGTTCGTCTACCATATCGATAATTTTACGCAGATGTTCGAACTTATAACCGAGCGCCGTTCCCTGTCCCGCCGTGGCTTCGAGCATGCTTTTTACTTTGAAACCTTTGGTCTTTTCGTGAGCGTAATTGAGCGATTCAGCGATTAATTTTAGTCCGTCTTCTTCTCCCTGTCCGCCGTGAGCTCCCGGATGAAAATTCAAATGGGGTATTCCGAGCTGTTCGCATCTTTCGAGTTCTTTTACAAAAGCCGCGCGCGACTTTTTTAATCCTTCGGGATTCTTCGAGCACAGATTTATTAAATAAGAGTCGTGCGAAACGACAAACTTGATTCCTGAATTTTTCAATTTTTCTTTGTAATCGTTAATTTCGTCTTCTCTCAAATCGCGTTCGAAATAACGATTGTTGTTTTTGGTGAAGATTTGAATGGCTGTGAATCCCAGCTTCTCGGCGGTTTCAATAGCCGAAGCCGGTCCGCCTTTGACGAATGTATGCGCGCCTATTAATTGTTTCATTTGTCTTCTGTTTAATTGAAAAATAATATTAAATTGTTTTCTAAGTTTAATAATAAATGATATAAAAGAAAATATGAAAATATTCATAACCGGCGGCAGCGGTTTGATCGGCCAATATCTCAATATCTATATTGCGGAAAAACACGATATCTTAACTCAATACTATAGAAATAAAGGCAACTGTAAAGAATACAATTCCGTGCAGCTTCAATTGAACGACTATGATAAACTCAAAGAAATATTTGAAAACTTCAGACCGGATGCGGTTGTTCACGCGGCGGCAATATCGAACAGCGCCAAAGCGGATTCTTTGTCGCGTAGTTACGTCTATGAAATTAACGTTAATGCTACGAAGAAACTTGCGGAATTATCCGAGCGATATAATTCTAAGATTATATATTTATCGACCGATCTTGTGTACGCCGGATACCGAGGTTCGTATCTCAACGAAAATGCAAAACTGATTCCCGTTTCGCTCTACGCCGAAACAAAATTGATGGGCGAACAGAAAATTAAAGAAGCGACGCAAAATTATATCATTCTTAGAGAAGCGCTTATTTACGGTTTCGGATTGAATCATACGACTAATTTCTTTCAGGAGACTTTGAAGAAAATAAAAAATAACGAGCGGGTAAAACTATTTACCGATCAATTCCGTTCGCCTCTTTCATTGAAGGTAGCCGCTCGAATGATCGCGAGGTTGATTGAAATAGAAGACCTTAAAAGCGAAACTCTTAACTTCGGAGGAAATGAAAGATTGTCGAGATACGATTTGATTGACTTTGCATGTAAAATTGCGGGACTAAGAAACGATTTGTTGATAAAGACGACAATGGACGAAGAAAATTATCCGTACAAAGTTTATGACGTCTCGCTGAATATAGACAAATTGAAATCTTATGGAATCGAACCGGATCCGTTGGAGGAATCGATTGCCGATATCTTCCGGCAATAATTCTCTACTTCAGGGTATTCAATTTATTCCGCAGGATTTCATTTACAATTTGCGGATTCGCTTTTCCCTTTGTCTCGCGCATTATTTGTCCCACGAGAAAGCCGAGCACTTTTTCTTTGCCGGAGAGAAATTCTTCCACCTGTTTTTGATTGGCGGACAAAACTTTTTCTACAATCGATTCGATAGCCGATGTATCGGTTATTTGAACGAGATTTTTTTCTTTAACTATCGTTTCCGGGTCTTTGTTGCTCCTCAGCATTTCGGGAAAAACGTCTTTTGCAATTTTGCCGCTTATAGTGTTGTTGTTAATTAATTCGATTAACTTACCGAGATTTTCCGGACTGACCGGAAATGCAGATATATCGATTTTTTCCTCGTTGACTACTTTCAGAACCTCCGTCATTACCCAGTTGCTGGCGGATTTATAATCTTTAGTGACGGTAAGAATTTTTTCGTAGTAGTCTGCAAGTTCGCGGGAAGATGTAAGGATTTCGGCGTCGTAAGCGGGCAATCCGAAATTTTCTATAAAACGGTTTTTCTTTTCGTCCGGCAGCTCAGGCATCCGGCTTTTGATTTCGTCGAGCATTTTATCTTCAATCACTACCGGCATAAGGTCCGGATCGGGGAAATAACGGTAATCGTGCGCTTCTTCTTTCGAACGCATCGGTTGAGCGACGTTGGCGTCGGCGTCCCATAAAAGCGTCTGCTGAACGACTTCCTTTCCGTCTTCGAGCAAGTCGATTTGTCTTTCGATTTCGAAAGCCAGCGCGCGCTCGACGTTGCGGAACGAGTTCATGTTTTTAACTTCTGTCTTTGTGCCGAATTTTGTTTCGCCTTTAAGACGAACCGAGATGTTAGCGTCGCACCTGAGCGAGCCTTCTTCCATATTGCCGTTGCAAATGCCGAGATAAGTTAGTATCTGTTTTAGTTTTGTAAGATACAAATAAGCTTCTTCAGGAGTTCGGATGTCGGGTTCGCTTACGATTTCCATCAAAGGCGTTCCGGTTCTGTTCAAATCGATCAACGTATCGAAATCCTGATCGTGAATCGATTTACCGGCGTCTTCTTCCATGTGGATTCTTGTAATGCCGATTTTTTTCTTCGTTCCGTCTTTAAATTCAATCGTTATATGACCGTGTTCGCATATCGGTTCTTCGTATTGCGAAATCTGATAATTCTTGGGCAGATCGGGATAAAAGTAATGCTTCCTTGCAAAGATCGATTTACGATTTATTCTGCAATTTGTGGCGAGTCCCATCAAAACCGTGTATTCGACAACTTTCTTGTTCAGTACGGGAAGTACGCCTGGTTGTCCCAAACAAACCGGACATACGTTTGTATTCGGGGCGGAACCGAATTTGGTCGAACATCCGCAGAAAATTTTTGTGTCGGTTAATAATTGTGCGTGGACTTCAAGTCCTATTACCGCTTCGTATTTGTCGTTCATAATCAGATTAGAAAAATTTGTTTTACGAATATAATTATTTTCTCGTTTAATGAACTATTTTGCTGTCACAAAAATTTTATACATATTAAACAACAAAATTAAAACGGATAATTATGGAGCTCGATATACTGATATTTGCCGCTCATCCCGACGACGCAGAATTATCAATGGGCGGCGCAATTGCTAAGTTAACAGCAGGAGGTTATAAAGTCGGTCTCGTGGATTTATCCCGCGGAGAACTCGGCACAAGAGGAACTCCGGAATTAAGATTGAAAGAAGCGGAAGAAGCATCCCGAATTTTGAACTTGACGCTCAGAGAAAACCTCGGATTCAATGACGGCAATCTTAAATACAATGAAGAGCATCTGCATGCTTTGATACGCAAGATAAGAGAATTTCGCCCTAAGATACTCTTTGCGCCTTACTTTAACGACCGTCACCCCGACCATATCGGCGTTGGCAATCTTGTTAAAGAAGCGTTCTTTTTTTCCGGACTCCCCAAAATTGTTACGGGGCAGGATGCTTATCGTCCCGGACGTCTTTTCTATTATATGCAAACATATGAATTCAAACCTTCTTTTATAGTTGATATAAGCGAAACGTTCGAAACGAAAATGAACGCAGTCCGCGCATATAAATCTCAATTCTATAATCCCGATAGCAACGAGCCCGAAACGTTTATCAGTCAGCCTAATTTCCTCAAATTTCTCGAAGCTCGGGCAAAAGTTTACGGCTTTAAAATCGGCAAAGATTACGGAGAGCCTTTCTTTTGCGAAGAAGAAATTGAATTTGATATAGTCCAACTAATTAAATAAGGGGTAATTTAATGAAGGTAGCTTTTATCGGTACCGGATTGATGGGAGAACCAATGGCTTTCAGATTGTTGAAAGCGGGATATAATTTATTCGTATTTAATAGAACAAAATCCAAAACGGAACGCCTGAAAAAACATCAGGCTAAAATTTTCGATTCCGCCGCCGATGCGGTTAAAGAAACGCCGGTAATAATTACAATGCTTACGGATTTTAATGCAATAAGCGAAACTTTGTTTTCTGAAAAAATTTCTTTCAAAGGAAAAACGTTGATTCAGATGAGCACCATATCGCCTAATGAAAGCCTTCTGTTGAAAAACCGAATAGAAGAGAACGAGGGAGAATATATTGAAGCTCCGGTTCTGGGAAGCATTCCGCAGGTCGAAGAAGGTCGGCTAGTTGTGATGGTTGGAGCTTCGAAAGAGAATTACAATAAATGGAAAAAGTTATTGAAGAATTTCGGAGACGGCGTCTATCACGTCGGCGATATCGGAAGCGCTTCGGCAATGAAGCTGGCGTTGAATCAGTTGATTGCCTCGCTCACTTCGGTCTTTTCGATGAGTCTCGGCTATATTCTGGCGAGCAATGTGGATGTAAATCAATTCATGGAAATTCTGAGGAAGAGCGCTCTTTACGCTCCTACGTTCGACAAAAAGCTGAACGGAATGCTCAAGAGAGATTTCGACAAAGCGAACTTCCCTTTGAAACACTTATTGAAAGACGTCAATCTTATTCAAGAAGAATTTGCAGGTAAAAAGATTAATACGGAGATAATAGAAAAAGTAAGAAATATATTGCAAAAGGGAATGGAAATGAATATGGCGGATAAAGATTATTCGGCCCTGTTCAATGTGATTTATCCAAAACAAGAATAGTATAAATGAAAAAAGCTTTTCCGGGAAAACAAGTTACAATAATCTTGAGCATAGTTTTTTCGGTAGTTGTTTATTTGTTCCTGGATTTAGGCGCCGGGAACGAAAAAGCCGAAATTGTCGCCGCTGCCGCCTTGCTCATGGCGTTGTTATGGATTACTGAA comes from Melioribacter roseus P3M-2 and encodes:
- the bshB1 gene encoding bacillithiol biosynthesis deacetylase BshB1; translated protein: MELDILIFAAHPDDAELSMGGAIAKLTAGGYKVGLVDLSRGELGTRGTPELRLKEAEEASRILNLTLRENLGFNDGNLKYNEEHLHALIRKIREFRPKILFAPYFNDRHPDHIGVGNLVKEAFFFSGLPKIVTGQDAYRPGRLFYYMQTYEFKPSFIVDISETFETKMNAVRAYKSQFYNPDSNEPETFISQPNFLKFLEARAKVYGFKIGKDYGEPFFCEEEIEFDIVQLIK
- a CDS encoding NAD(P)-dependent oxidoreductase produces the protein MKVAFIGTGLMGEPMAFRLLKAGYNLFVFNRTKSKTERLKKHQAKIFDSAADAVKETPVIITMLTDFNAISETLFSEKISFKGKTLIQMSTISPNESLLLKNRIEENEGEYIEAPVLGSIPQVEEGRLVVMVGASKENYNKWKKLLKNFGDGVYHVGDIGSASAMKLALNQLIASLTSVFSMSLGYILASNVDVNQFMEILRKSALYAPTFDKKLNGMLKRDFDKANFPLKHLLKDVNLIQEEFAGKKINTEIIEKVRNILQKGMEMNMADKDYSALFNVIYPKQE